One region of Cucurbita pepo subsp. pepo cultivar mu-cu-16 chromosome LG03, ASM280686v2, whole genome shotgun sequence genomic DNA includes:
- the LOC111790567 gene encoding uncharacterized protein LOC111790567, with protein sequence MGRKLDALLGRNRYLKPSKIKILVNMAISRTAILKNQHRARCSLARADVLQLLNLSYQHRAQLRVEIVIKENNMMDALGMIEDYCSLLIEKVALLQMNKECPGEVKEAISSLIFASSRFGEFPELQEIRRIFELKFGKEFTSSAVDLRNNCGVSHTMIQKFSTKQPNAETKLKVLKEIASENGLTLHLEEEPAIVIKVNQKLETKKSAELDNPEVINTTDNPHEVIMSEETASESVRAKKFKDAASAAQEAFQSAAYAALAAKAAIELSRSESQDIHIEEKNSDLESSHESQDIHIEEKNSDLESSHEPKINPDELESCSSEYEDQDAAESNQEELPEEPAKEIMLSDPNLDSDISNLKEQSSSSKPNSINEPESDKLISKEDEVASKNKISEEDIRVEESK encoded by the exons ATGGGAAGGAAACTGGATGCTCTACTGGGAAGGAACAGATATTTGAAGCCTTCCAAGATCAAAATCCTTGTAAACATGGCCATTTCCAGGACTGCCATCCTCAAAAACCAGCACCGTGCTCGCTGCTCCCTTGCCCGGGCCGACGTTCTTCAGCTCTTGAACCTTAGTTACCAACACCGCGCTCAGCTTAGA GTTGAGATTGTGATCAAGGAGAATAACATGATGGATGCACTTGGAATGATAGAGGATTACTGTTCCCTCCTCATAGAAAAAGTGGCTCTGCTTCAAATGAACAA GGAATGCCCTGGTGAAGTTAAGGAGGCAATATCAAGTCTGATCTTTGCGTCTTCAAGGTTTGGAGAGTTTCCCGAACTCCAGGAGATTCGTCGGATTTTCGAGCTGAAATTCGGGAAAGAGTTTACTAGCAGTGCCGTTGATTTACGCAACAATTGTGGAGTTAGTCACACG ATGATCCAAAAGTTTTCAACAAAGCAGCCCAACGCTGAAACTAAACTGAAAGTGCTAAAGGAAATTGCTTCTGAGAATGGCCTAACTCTGCATTTAGAGGAAGAACCTGCAATAGTCATCAAGGTAAACCAGAAGTTGGAAACCAAGAAATCAGCAGAATTAGATAACCCAGAAGTCATAAACACCACAGATAATCCACATGAAGTTATTATGAGTGAGGAGACAGCATCAGAATCAGTGAGAGCAAAGAAGTTTAAAGATGCAGCTAGTGCCGCTCAAGAAGCCTTTCAATCAGCAGCTTATGCAGCATTAGCAGCTAAAGCAGCGATCGAACTTTCAAGATCTGAATCACAGGATATTCATATAGAGGAAAAAAACTCAGATTTGGAGAGTTCTCATGAATCACAGGATATTCATATAGAGGAAAAAAACTCAGATTTGGAGAGTTCTCATGAACCCAAGATTAATCCTGATGAGCTTGAAAGTTGCAGTTCAGAATATGAAGATCAAGACGCAGCAGAAAGCAATCAAGAAGAATTACCAGAAGAACCAGCCAAAGAAATTATGTTGTCTGATCCGAATTTGGATTCAGATATTAGCAATCTGAAGGAgcaatcatcatcatctaaacCAAATTCGATCAATGAGCCAGAAAGTGACAAGTTAATCAgtaaagaagatgaagttgcaagtaaaaacaaaatttcagaaGAGGATATCAGAGTTGAGGAATCAAAGTAA
- the LOC111791744 gene encoding eukaryotic translation initiation factor 3 subunit G-like: MVQQTNPSKLRWGELEDDDGDLDFLLPPKQIIGPDENGLKKIVEYQFNEDGNKVRITTTTRTRKLAHARLSKHAVERRSWAKFGDAVHEDVGSRLTMVSTEEILLERPRAPGSKPDEPKVAGDPLAQLGKGGAVLMVCRTCGKKGDHWTSRCPYKDLATQADGLDKPVAPEAATAAPGATKGAYVPPGMRAGAERTGTDMRRRNDENSVRVTNLSEDTREPDLHELFRPFGAVSRVYVAVDQKTGMSRGFGFVNFVNREDAQRSINKLNGYGYDNLILRVEWATPRAT; this comes from the exons ATGGTTCAGCAGACAAATCCATCCAAATTGCGTTGGGGGGAGCTAGAAGACGACGATGGGGATCTTGATTTTCTCCTTCCGCCGAAGCAAATTATCGGGCCAGACGAAAATGGATTGAAGAAGATTGTTGAGTATCAGTTTAACGAAGATGGTAATAAGGTCAGAATCACTACCACCACTCGTACACGCAAGCTCGCCCATGCTCGCCTTAGTAAACATGCCGTCGAGCGCCGATCTTGGGCCAAGTTCGGCGATGCTGTCCATGAAGATGTCGGCAGTAGGCTTACTATGGTCTCCACTGAGGAGATTCTTCTCGAGCGCCCTCGTGCTCCTG GTAGCAAACCAGACGAGCCAAAGGTTGCTGGAGATCCCCTAGCTCAACTTGGTAAAGGTGGAGCTGTTCTTATGGTCTGTCGAACTTGTGGTAAAAAGGGTGACCACTGGACCTCAAGGTGTCCTTACAAAGACCTGGCAACACAAGCTGATGGGTTGGATAAGCCTGTTGCACCAGAGGCTGCAACTGCTGCTCCTGGTGCAACGAAGGGAGCGTATGTTCCTCCAGGTATGAGAGCAGGGGCAGAGAGGACTGGAACTGACATGAGACGTAGGAATGATGAGAACTCTGTTCGTGTCACCAACCTTTCGGAGGACACTCGAGAGCCTGACTTGCACGAACTCTTCCGACCATTTGGTGCTGTTAGCCGAGTTTATGTTGCTGTTGATCAAAAGACTGGCATGAGCAGAGGTTTTGGTTTCGTTAATTTTGTGAATCGCGAGGATGCACAAAGATCAATTAACAAGCTCAATGGATATGGTTATGATAATCTCATCCTTAGAGTTGAATGGGCCACTCCAAGGGCGACTTAA
- the LOC111791740 gene encoding uncharacterized protein LOC111791740 — MAEQDNGLANGVIFCPNRPAGCPIEGMESVVATVSGYHGTERFNLIKMISYTGASYVGVMSRSITHLICWELEGRKFNLAKKFKTIIVNHRWLEDCIKHGKRVPEGPYILQSGQSAGPLSMKLPFSDKGSVSTKKYKVPSEKLHDCGNVEDQRIKGMCSFGDSILPHSSLLDKEMYPDFRNSDDTAHKQKHKLRKRISKLEEPSSSSSKNHFKEPTPSDFFAIGCGSSSSLARDETKGKRYNENSTDRSSRRWRRLVKKDSSEDHNEPDVWNFDPEQYHLVIRNSPTVLSSHCDDETDIEAVNTGGTADCDQLCDERGLASDSFEGVEACENQSTSLLVENAPRILTTTSEDELHNDLQKNIEDSVIELNTSIPSTSTELSCVICWTDFSSTRGVLPCGHRFCYSCIQNWADHMASRRKISTCPLCKASFLSITKVEDAATSDQKIYSQTIPCGPSLLDIYILRDERTLDSVVQPSVAAVCSVCRCREPEDLLMSCHLCQIRHIHSYCLDPPLLPWICIHCKDLQTLYHRRH; from the exons ATGGCGGAGCAAGACAATGGCCTCGCTAATGGAGTTATTTTCTGCCCTAATCGACCTGCCG GCTGCCCAATTGAAGGTATGGAATCTGTGGTTGCGACTGTCAGTGGCTACCATGGCACTGAAAGATTCAACCTTATCAAGATGATATCTTATACTGGTGCCAGCTACGTGGGTGTAATGTCAAGGTCTATTACTCATTTG ATTTGTTGGGAATTAGAAGGGAGGAAATTTAATCTTGCTAAGaagtttaaaacaataatagtCAATCATCGTTGGCTTGAAGATTGCATCAAACATGGAAAGCGTGTCCCTGAAGGTCCTTACATTCTTCAAAG TGGCCAATCAGCAGGTCCCTTGTCAATGAAACTTCCTTTTTCTGACAAGGGTTCTGTCTCAACAAAAAAGTATAAGGTGCCTTCTGAAAAATTACATGATTGTGGAAATGTCGAAGATCAAAGAATTAAAGGCATGTGCTCTTTTGGTGATTCAATCTTGCCCCATTCTTCTTTGCTGGATAAG GAGATGTACCCTGATTTTAGAAACAGTGATGACACCGCTCATAAACAAAAGCACAAATTGCGGAAGAGGATTTCTAAGCTAGAAGAACCATCAAGCTCAAGTAGCAAAAACCATTTTAAGGAACCAACTCCCTCTGATTTTTTTGCGATTGGG TGTGGCAGTTCTTCAAGTTTGGCGAGAGATGAAACAAAAGGTAAAAGATATAATGAAAACTCTACTGATAGATCTTCTAGGAGATGGCGGCGACTTGTGAAGAAAGATTCTAGCGAAGATCATAATGAGCCTGACGTTTGGAATTTTGACCCGGAGCAGTATCATTTGGTTATTCGTAATAGTCCTACAGTTTTGTCTAGCCATTGTGATGATGAAACAGATATTGAAGCGGTAAACACTGGAGGAACAGCTGATTGTGATCAGTTGTGCGACGAAAGGGGACTAGCGAGTGACAGTTTTGAAGGTGTTGAGGCTTGTGAGAACCAATCTACATCCTTACTAGTCGAAAATGCACCAAGAATCCTCACGACAACTTCAGAAGATGAATTGCACAATGATTTACAAAAGAACATTGAGGATTCAGTTATAGAACTCAATACGAGCATACCCTCCACTTCGACGGAGTTATCATGTGTCATCTGTTGGACAGATTTTAGTTCGACGAGGGGCGTTTTGCCCTGTGGGCACCGATTTTGCTATTCATGCATTCAAAACTGGGCAGATCACATg GCTTCGCGCCGAAAGATCTCAACTTGCCCTTTGTGCAAAGCCAGTTTTCTGAGCATCACAAAGGTTGAAGATGCTGCCACTTCGGATCAGAAGATATACTCCCAAACAATTCCATGTGGACCATCTCTATTGGATATTTACATTCTTCGCGATGAAAGAACTCTTGACAGCGTTGTTCAG CCCTCTGTAGCAGCTGTTTGTAGCGTATGTCGATGTCGGGAACCAGAGGATCTCCTCATGAGCTGCCATCTTTGCCAGATTCGACATATTCATTCATACTGTCTGGACCCTCCCCTGTTACCATGGATTTGTATTCACTGTAAGGATCTACAAACACTCTACCATCGAAGACATTGA
- the LOC111790613 gene encoding S-adenosylmethionine decarboxylase proenzyme-like, producing MTFPTSAIGFEGYEKRLEVSFFEPSIFADPRGMGLRALSRAQLDEILTLAECTIVDSLSNDHLDSYVLSESSLFVYPYKFIIKTCGTTKLLLSIPALLKLADSLSLTVKSVRYTRGSFIFPGAQSFPHRNFSEEVAVLDGYLAKLGLNSSAYVMGCPDETKKWHVYSACATNMGSQSNNPVYTLEMCMTGLDKEKASVFFKTDASSAALMTENSGIRKILPKSEICDFEFDPCGYSMNAIEGDAESTIHVTPEDGFSYASFEAAGYDFDDMYLSKLIVRVLECFQPSDFSVALHSDVVDEDLRDLLCLELKGYEGGEKSCEMLGENGSVIYQSFMKTDGDYTSSPRSILLKGWSSEEDEEEVGEY from the coding sequence ATGACGTTTCCAACCTCTGCCATTGGATTTGAAGGCTACGAAAAGCGGCTCGAAGTATCATTCTTTGAGCCCAGCATTTTTGCTGACCCTAGGGGTATGGGTCTTCGTGCACTTTCAAGGGCACAATTGGATGAAATCCTGACATTAGCCGAGTGCACCATTGTCGACTCGTTGTCGAATGACCATCTTGATTCGTATGTCCTTTCGGAGTCTAGCCTCTTTGTGTACCCATACAAGTTCATCATCAAAACTTGCGGCACTACTAAGCTGCTTCTCTCAATTCCAGCTCTGCTGAAGTTGGCTGATTCTCTGTCTCTTACTGTAAAATCTGTGAGGTACACTCGTGGCAGCTTTATCTTTCCTGGTGCCCAGTCTTTTCCCCATCGCAACTTCTCTGAGGAAGTTGCTGTCCTTGATGGGTATTTGGCTAAGCTTGGCCTGAACAGCTCTGCATATGTTATGGGATGTCCTGATGAAACTAAGAAATGGCACGTTTACTCTGCTTGTGCCACCAACATGGGGAGTCAAAGCAACAACCCTGTTTATACCCTTGAAATGTGCATGACTGGCTTAGACAAGGAGAAGGCGTCTGTCTTCTTCAAAACAGACGCGAGTTCTGCTGCTTTGATGACTGAAAACTCTGGTATCAGGAAAATTCTCCCAAAATCTGAAATATGCGACTTCGAGTTCGACCCATGTGGCTATTCTATGAATGCCATTGAAGGAGATGCAGAGTCCACCATCCATGTCACTCCGGAGGATGGGTTTAGCTATGCGAGCTTCGAAGCAGCTGGATACGACTTCGACGACATGTATCTGTCTAAACTGATTGTGAGGGTTCTGGAATGTTTCCAGCCATCTGATTTCTCTGTTGCCCTCCATTCGGATGTTGTCGATGAGGATCTCAGGGACTTGCTCTGCCTAGAATTGAAGGGATACGAAGGAGGAGAGAAGAGCTGTGAAATGCTCGGCGAAAATGGAAGCGTCATCTACCAAAGCTTTATGAAGACCGATGGGGATTATACGTCGTCTCCAAGGTCGATCCTGCTGAAAGGTTGGAGCAGCGAGGAGGACGAGGAAGAAGTTGGGGAGTATTAG